From the genome of Deinococcus sp. AJ005, one region includes:
- the dnaX gene encoding DNA polymerase III subunit gamma/tau, with translation MSAIYQRARPIRWDQVVGQEHVKDVLKAALEAGRVGHAYLFSGPRGVGKTTTARLIAMTANCTGPDPKPCGECESCISVRAGSHPDVMEIDAASNNSVDDVRDLRELVGLAAMRGGKKIYILDEAHMMSRAAFNALLKTLEEPPSHVIFILATTEPEKIIPTILSRCQHYRFRRLTPEEIAGKLAGLAVQEGMTAEPEALNLIGRLADGAMRDGESLLERMLAAGSAVTRAGVEEALGLPPGERVRAIAAALVTGDAGAALQGAGRLYRDGFAARTVVEGLVSALGAALHAELGLGEEGRLDGADVPRLLKLQAALDEQEARFARSADGQSLELALTHALLAADAGGGGGTATSGSVGAIPADLMQRLNRMEKELAGLRAGGGPVSGVATQERRGPAPAREVVREAVAAIQSDPQMYDEAPAPQQGNWADVVRAASMQLRAFLKPARMHAEAGYVSLTYSDNGFHAKQAVSKFDDISVLALKVFGPVTFELITAEANKKQKLGGSSAGEAPAPTPRPAPSVRPAPVQAAPAAEIEIAPFDPAPRRASRGLEGPGAQASASAQATPLQTALPPRPAVVATLEPPAGGPPPRPQTRPPETRTTETRQPETRLARPASPDDVAPAPLPTIDPDPWQADHVADAPPPPAEARAPSRELYVVEAIDVEPDWDDIGGPLDMAGPSDPPDLADAPYASLAAPRPTPAPRPVASPPPSADQAQAAQPAASRAQASAAPSRPGDIRAHPMYDEIKGRFSGRVREIGKNRNPVAPVVESETEDEDTES, from the coding sequence GTGAGCGCCATCTATCAGCGTGCCCGACCCATCCGCTGGGATCAGGTGGTGGGCCAGGAACACGTCAAGGATGTGCTGAAGGCCGCGCTGGAAGCCGGGCGCGTGGGCCACGCCTACCTCTTTAGTGGGCCGCGTGGTGTGGGCAAGACCACCACCGCCCGCCTGATCGCCATGACTGCCAACTGCACTGGCCCGGACCCCAAACCCTGCGGCGAGTGCGAGTCGTGTATCAGCGTGCGCGCCGGGTCCCACCCCGACGTGATGGAAATCGACGCCGCCAGTAACAACAGCGTGGACGACGTACGCGATCTGCGTGAGCTAGTGGGCCTCGCGGCCATGCGCGGCGGCAAGAAGATCTACATCCTGGACGAGGCCCACATGATGTCGCGCGCGGCCTTCAACGCCCTGCTTAAAACGCTGGAGGAGCCGCCCAGTCACGTCATTTTTATTCTGGCGACCACCGAACCGGAAAAGATCATTCCCACCATCCTCTCGCGCTGTCAGCATTACCGTTTTCGCCGCCTGACCCCCGAGGAAATCGCCGGGAAGCTGGCTGGGCTGGCCGTCCAGGAAGGCATGACCGCCGAACCCGAAGCCCTGAACCTGATCGGGCGACTGGCCGACGGGGCCATGCGCGACGGCGAGAGTCTGCTGGAGCGCATGCTGGCGGCGGGCAGCGCTGTGACGCGGGCCGGGGTAGAGGAGGCGCTGGGCCTGCCCCCTGGCGAGCGTGTGCGCGCAATCGCGGCGGCGTTGGTCACGGGTGACGCGGGCGCGGCCTTGCAGGGAGCCGGGAGGTTGTACCGCGACGGCTTCGCGGCGCGCACGGTGGTGGAAGGACTGGTCTCGGCGCTGGGCGCGGCCCTGCACGCCGAACTGGGTCTGGGTGAGGAAGGGCGGTTGGACGGCGCAGATGTTCCCCGACTCCTCAAGTTACAGGCCGCGCTGGACGAGCAGGAGGCCCGCTTTGCCCGCTCTGCCGATGGGCAGAGTCTGGAACTGGCGTTGACCCACGCCCTGCTGGCAGCCGATGCGGGCGGTGGTGGGGGGACGGCCACCAGTGGAAGTGTGGGGGCCATACCGGCGGACCTGATGCAGCGCCTGAACCGCATGGAAAAAGAGCTGGCAGGCTTGCGTGCGGGTGGCGGCCCGGTCAGTGGGGTTGCAACTCAGGAGCGGCGCGGCCCCGCCCCGGCCCGTGAAGTGGTGCGGGAGGCGGTGGCGGCCATCCAGAGTGACCCTCAGATGTATGACGAGGCTCCGGCACCTCAGCAGGGCAACTGGGCCGATGTGGTCCGCGCGGCTAGCATGCAACTCCGCGCCTTCCTGAAGCCTGCGCGGATGCACGCCGAGGCCGGGTATGTCAGCCTGACGTACAGCGACAATGGATTTCACGCCAAGCAGGCGGTCAGCAAGTTCGACGATATTTCCGTGCTGGCCCTCAAGGTGTTCGGTCCGGTCACTTTCGAGCTGATCACGGCGGAGGCCAACAAGAAACAGAAACTGGGCGGCAGCTCTGCGGGAGAGGCTCCGGCCCCAACTCCCCGGCCAGCGCCGTCTGTGCGCCCTGCCCCCGTGCAGGCTGCCCCAGCCGCCGAAATCGAGATCGCCCCCTTTGATCCGGCCCCACGCCGCGCCAGCCGTGGTCTAGAGGGACCGGGAGCGCAGGCGTCTGCCTCGGCCCAGGCCACGCCCCTTCAGACCGCGCTTCCGCCGCGCCCGGCTGTTGTGGCGACGCTGGAACCGCCTGCTGGCGGCCCACCTCCGCGCCCCCAGACACGCCCGCCCGAAACGCGCACTACTGAGACCCGGCAGCCCGAAACCAGACTGGCCCGCCCCGCCAGCCCGGATGACGTGGCCCCTGCGCCGCTGCCCACCATTGATCCAGACCCCTGGCAGGCCGATCATGTGGCCGACGCGCCCCCGCCGCCTGCCGAGGCCCGCGCTCCCTCCCGCGAACTGTATGTTGTGGAGGCCATCGACGTGGAACCCGACTGGGACGACATCGGCGGCCCATTGGACATGGCAGGACCATCCGACCCACCCGATCTGGCCGACGCGCCGTATGCCAGTCTGGCCGCGCCACGTCCCACGCCTGCCCCGCGCCCGGTAGCCTCGCCTCCGCCCTCAGCGGATCAAGCTCAGGCCGCTCAGCCTGCGGCCAGTCGAGCGCAGGCCAGCGCCGCACCGTCACGCCCCGGTGATATCCGCGCGCACCCCATGTACGACGAGATCAAGGGCCGCTTCAGCGGACGCGTGCGCGAGATTGGCAAGAACCGCAACCCCGTGGCTCCGGTGGTAGAAAGCGAGACCGAAGACGAGGACACCGAGAGCTGA
- the pruA gene encoding L-glutamate gamma-semialdehyde dehydrogenase gives MLKIQDYRPQPFIDFTKAENVQAYETALKKVRAELVGKHYPMVIDGERVDTAEKLTSLNPCDTSEVVGTTAKATIEDAERALQGAWKAFETWKTWDMDARARILLKASAILKRRHLEACALMSIEVGKNYAEADVEVAEAIDFLEYYARSAMKYSGFGSSETTWFEGEENGLMSLPLGVGVSISPWNFPCAIFVGMLAAPIVVGNCVIAKPAEDSGLIAGFIADIMYEAGLPAGVLQFLPGVGKEVGEYLTTHAKTRFITFTGSRAVGLHINEVAAKVQPGQKWIKKVVLELGGKDGMIVDETADLEVAITAAVQGAFGFNGQKCSAMSRLIVVDAVYDDVVNGFVERAGKLKMGTGEENANVTAVVNQMSFDKIKSYLEIAPQEGKVLLGGEAPGECNGKQGYYVQATIVGDVKRDARLAQEEIFGPVISVIRAKDWQDALDIANSTEYGLTGGVCSRDRARLEQARQELEVGNLYFNRKITGAIVGVQPFGGYNMSGTDSKAGGPDYLAYFMQLKTVTERW, from the coding sequence ATGCTTAAAATTCAGGATTACCGCCCCCAGCCCTTCATTGACTTCACCAAAGCCGAGAACGTGCAGGCTTACGAGACCGCCCTCAAAAAGGTCCGCGCCGAACTGGTGGGCAAGCACTACCCGATGGTCATTGACGGCGAGCGCGTGGACACCGCTGAAAAGCTGACCTCCCTGAACCCCTGTGACACCTCTGAGGTGGTGGGAACGACGGCCAAGGCCACCATTGAGGACGCCGAACGTGCCTTGCAGGGCGCATGGAAGGCGTTTGAGACGTGGAAAACCTGGGACATGGACGCCCGCGCCCGCATTCTGCTGAAGGCGTCGGCCATCCTCAAGCGCCGCCACCTGGAAGCCTGCGCCCTGATGAGCATTGAGGTGGGCAAGAACTACGCCGAGGCCGACGTGGAAGTGGCCGAGGCCATTGATTTCCTGGAGTATTACGCCCGCAGCGCCATGAAGTACTCGGGCTTTGGCAGCAGCGAGACCACCTGGTTTGAAGGCGAGGAAAACGGCCTGATGTCGCTGCCGCTGGGCGTGGGCGTGAGCATCAGCCCGTGGAACTTTCCCTGCGCCATCTTCGTGGGCATGCTGGCCGCCCCCATCGTGGTGGGCAACTGCGTGATCGCCAAACCCGCCGAGGACAGCGGCCTGATCGCCGGATTCATCGCCGACATCATGTACGAGGCTGGCCTACCCGCCGGAGTGCTGCAATTCCTGCCCGGTGTGGGCAAGGAAGTGGGCGAGTATCTGACCACGCATGCCAAAACGCGCTTTATCACCTTCACCGGCAGCCGCGCGGTTGGCCTCCACATTAACGAGGTTGCAGCCAAAGTGCAGCCCGGCCAGAAGTGGATCAAGAAAGTGGTGCTGGAACTGGGCGGCAAGGACGGCATGATTGTGGACGAAACCGCCGATCTGGAAGTCGCCATTACCGCCGCCGTACAGGGCGCATTCGGCTTCAACGGCCAGAAATGCAGCGCCATGAGCCGCCTGATCGTGGTGGACGCTGTGTACGACGACGTGGTGAACGGCTTCGTGGAACGCGCGGGCAAGCTGAAAATGGGTACGGGCGAGGAAAATGCCAACGTGACCGCCGTGGTCAACCAGATGAGCTTTGACAAGATCAAGAGCTATCTGGAGATTGCGCCGCAGGAAGGCAAGGTGCTGCTGGGCGGCGAGGCCCCCGGCGAGTGTAACGGCAAGCAAGGCTACTACGTGCAGGCCACCATTGTTGGAGACGTGAAGCGTGACGCCCGGCTGGCGCAGGAAGAAATCTTCGGGCCAGTGATCTCGGTGATCCGCGCGAAGGACTGGCAGGACGCGCTGGACATCGCCAACTCCACCGAGTACGGCCTGACCGGCGGCGTGTGCAGCCGTGACCGCGCCCGACTGGAACAGGCCCGCCAGGAACTGGAAGTGGGCAACCTGTATTTCAACCGCAAGATCACTGGGGCCATCGTGGGCGTGCAGCCTTTCGGCGGCTACAACATGAGCGGCACCGACAGCAAGGCCGGTGGGCCGGATTATCTGGCGTATTTCATGCAGCTCAAGACGGTCACAGAGCGCTGGTAA
- a CDS encoding NAD(P)/FAD-dependent oxidoreductase yields MDRNLKSNLSVGILGGGLAGLALACLLAGRGHRVTVYERDRAGGKLRREAVGGLSFDTGPSLFTFPGVWERYLQRLGEADTLHLQPLPGGLGIHHTAFGPVPLPVPPGHPLYAFWEKYRAKVQPLAPHIISLLTTPPRLTDPAFLRASQALFGVVGPHLTAESWIRAQRFPPALAHAIRTHALNAGLSPADAPALYALIPALVGEKVYRPAGGMGALLDALLSFAAARSAEVREGVEVTAVNGSALTLSGGKTVQHDFLVSAIDPYRLAKLRGFPAVSPKSKRTVSGVAIYAALPEPAPLPATSIIPPSNFQTFRAAIHAGALPPDTLALIHADGRKLAVLLTAPATARPLELEHPWVRAQVERVEQTLGVPGLLASAADVLVLPPEHYAAGGHPGGAIYGAALPVWRGGPFHPQPYRLTPRLWQVGAGVHPGGGIPAILGGALMVDTLLART; encoded by the coding sequence GTGGACCGGAATCTGAAGTCCAATCTGAGCGTCGGCATCCTGGGCGGAGGGCTGGCGGGACTGGCATTGGCCTGTCTGCTGGCGGGGCGCGGCCACCGCGTCACCGTCTATGAGAGGGACCGCGCGGGCGGCAAGCTACGGCGGGAGGCGGTGGGTGGTCTGAGTTTTGATACTGGCCCCAGCCTCTTCACCTTTCCAGGCGTGTGGGAAAGGTATTTACAGCGGCTGGGCGAGGCGGACACGCTCCATCTTCAACCGCTGCCGGGTGGTCTGGGAATTCACCACACCGCATTCGGCCCTGTGCCTTTGCCTGTGCCGCCGGGCCACCCACTGTATGCGTTCTGGGAAAAATATCGCGCGAAGGTTCAGCCCCTCGCGCCCCACATCATTTCTCTCCTGACCACGCCGCCGCGCCTGACCGATCCGGCTTTTCTGCGGGCCAGTCAGGCGCTGTTTGGTGTTGTTGGCCCACATCTCACCGCCGAGAGCTGGATTCGCGCCCAGCGGTTTCCGCCCGCCCTGGCCCACGCCATCCGCACACACGCCCTGAACGCGGGATTGTCTCCTGCCGACGCGCCCGCTTTGTATGCGCTGATTCCGGCTCTGGTGGGCGAGAAAGTTTATCGGCCTGCTGGTGGTATGGGAGCGCTGCTGGACGCTCTTCTCAGCTTTGCTGCGGCGCGTAGTGCGGAGGTTCGGGAGGGAGTGGAGGTCACGGCAGTCAACGGCTCTGCCCTGACGCTGAGCGGCGGCAAGACAGTCCAACACGATTTCCTCGTGAGCGCGATTGACCCGTATCGACTAGCGAAATTGCGAGGCTTTCCCGCCGTTTCTCCTAAATCAAAACGAACGGTCAGCGGTGTGGCAATTTACGCGGCTCTGCCCGAACCTGCACCCCTGCCCGCCACTTCCATCATTCCGCCTTCCAACTTCCAGACCTTCCGCGCTGCCATTCATGCCGGAGCATTGCCACCCGACACGCTTGCCCTCATCCACGCCGACGGGCGCAAACTGGCCGTGCTGCTGACCGCCCCTGCTACCGCGCGCCCGCTGGAGCTGGAGCATCCCTGGGTCCGTGCCCAGGTGGAACGTGTGGAACAGACTCTAGGCGTGCCGGGATTGCTGGCCTCCGCCGCCGACGTGCTGGTTCTGCCCCCCGAACACTACGCGGCGGGCGGTCATCCCGGAGGCGCGATTTACGGTGCGGCCCTGCCTGTATGGCGCGGCGGCCCCTTCCACCCGCAGCCCTACCGCCTGACCCCCCGGCTGTGGCAGGTGGGAGCAGGCGTTCACCCTGGCGGCGGTATTCCGGCAATTCTGGGCGGCGCGTTGATGGTGGATACGCTGCTTGCCAGGACATGA
- a CDS encoding GntR family transcriptional regulator: MSLSQYPAPVVFARPVLVRDGVYEHLRRAVLDGEIAPGERIGEVELGERLGVSRTPIREAIMRLTQDGLLMGSANKGVRVRTVTAQEARDTYAVREELDGLGAALAAAAHTNADAATLRAALGEINAARDGDYRQQTRLDLGFHRAITGAAHNAALGDLARNLEQRVALIKHQTRTYNAHPDTAAQHAAILKAVLDRDAAAAREAARLHVRTFGALVLQELEAGA, encoded by the coding sequence ATGAGCCTCTCCCAGTATCCCGCACCAGTGGTCTTCGCACGGCCTGTGCTGGTGCGTGACGGCGTGTACGAACACCTGCGCCGCGCCGTGCTGGACGGCGAGATCGCCCCTGGCGAGCGCATCGGCGAGGTGGAGCTGGGCGAGCGTCTGGGCGTGTCCCGGACCCCCATCCGCGAGGCGATCATGCGGCTGACCCAGGATGGCCTGCTGATGGGCAGCGCCAACAAGGGCGTGCGCGTCCGCACCGTGACCGCTCAGGAAGCCCGCGATACCTACGCCGTGCGCGAGGAGCTGGACGGGCTGGGCGCTGCTCTGGCCGCCGCCGCCCACACCAACGCCGATGCCGCCACTTTACGGGCCGCACTGGGCGAAATCAACGCGGCCAGGGACGGCGATTACCGCCAGCAGACCCGCTTGGACCTGGGTTTCCACCGCGCCATCACCGGGGCCGCGCACAACGCCGCGCTGGGCGATCTAGCGCGCAATCTGGAGCAGCGTGTGGCGCTGATCAAGCACCAGACCCGCACCTACAACGCCCACCCCGACACCGCCGCGCAACACGCCGCCATCCTGAAGGCCGTGCTGGACCGGGACGCCGCTGCCGCCCGCGAGGCCGCCCGCCTGCACGTCCGCACGTTCGGCGCGCTGGTCTTGCAGGAGCTGGAGGCCGGTGCCTGA
- a CDS encoding UbiA family prenyltransferase: MRTRARLHNLAHPALLPLRRLLVVSRPALWINTVGTLVTGVWLTGRLYTLDPGVLALLLYLILPFNLLIYGLNDLSDREEDARSSRKGGWQGARLTVAEGGPLLTATLAINLPALVLLAVLLPPAASLLLAVSAVLFAAYSLPPLRLKGRPFLDGLSNVAYALPLALPALALGTAVPWWPLLALMAYAVGKHAFDAAQDIPADREAGTRTVATVLGVRGTAAYALAWFAVAGALLLPVSLLTAAALWLTCGGMAVALLRDPTPQRAACLYPLSIVTPWIVGAVAGVGLVYLLARGLWTGI; this comes from the coding sequence ATGCGAACGCGCGCCCGCCTCCACAATCTGGCCCACCCTGCGCTGCTGCCCCTGCGCCGCCTCCTGGTGGTGTCGCGGCCCGCGCTGTGGATCAATACGGTGGGCACACTGGTTACAGGCGTGTGGCTGACCGGGCGGCTGTACACGCTGGACCCCGGCGTGCTGGCGCTGCTGCTGTACCTGATCCTGCCGTTTAACCTGCTGATCTATGGCCTAAATGACCTGTCTGACCGCGAGGAAGACGCCCGCAGTTCCCGCAAGGGCGGCTGGCAGGGCGCGCGCCTGACGGTAGCCGAGGGCGGCCCGCTGCTGACGGCCACGCTGGCGATCAACCTGCCCGCGCTCGTCCTGCTGGCTGTGCTGCTTCCGCCTGCTGCGTCGCTGCTGCTTGCCGTGTCCGCCGTGCTGTTCGCGGCTTACAGCCTGCCGCCGCTGCGTCTGAAGGGCCGCCCGTTTCTGGACGGCCTGAGCAACGTGGCCTACGCCCTGCCGCTGGCGCTGCCCGCACTGGCTCTGGGAACCGCCGTGCCGTGGTGGCCCCTGCTGGCGCTGATGGCCTACGCGGTGGGCAAACACGCTTTCGACGCCGCGCAGGACATCCCCGCAGACCGCGAGGCTGGAACGCGCACGGTGGCGACGGTGCTGGGCGTGCGGGGAACGGCGGCCTATGCGTTGGCGTGGTTTGCCGTGGCGGGAGCCTTACTGCTGCCCGTGTCCCTGCTGACCGCCGCCGCGTTGTGGCTGACCTGCGGTGGAATGGCTGTGGCGCTGCTGCGTGACCCCACGCCCCAGCGCGCCGCCTGTCTGTACCCGCTGAGCATCGTGACCCCCTGGATCGTCGGCGCAGTGGCAGGCGTGGGGCTGGTTTACCTGCTGGCCCGTGGCCTGTGGACCGGAATCTGA
- a CDS encoding MgtC/SapB family protein: MESIWNELKLMQGLLVAFVLSGAIGWERERLRRSAGLRTHMLIGMSSALFVVLAGTLISNFGGRDSGVRFDMIGLLGAVVSGISFLGAGAIFSERGHKAKGLTTAAGMLATAGVGVACGLHLYVLATGATLLFLFTLAGVRRLAEHEDNAIREEEE, translated from the coding sequence ATGGAATCCATCTGGAACGAGCTGAAGCTGATGCAGGGGCTGCTGGTGGCCTTTGTCCTCAGCGGCGCGATTGGCTGGGAACGCGAACGACTGCGCCGCAGTGCGGGCCTGCGGACCCACATGCTGATCGGCATGAGTTCGGCGCTGTTCGTGGTACTGGCTGGAACGTTGATCAGCAATTTCGGGGGGCGTGATTCTGGCGTGCGCTTCGACATGATTGGACTACTGGGCGCGGTGGTCAGCGGCATCAGCTTTCTGGGCGCGGGGGCAATCTTCTCGGAACGCGGTCATAAGGCCAAAGGGCTGACCACAGCGGCAGGCATGCTGGCGACGGCAGGGGTGGGCGTGGCCTGCGGGCTGCACCTGTATGTGCTGGCGACGGGGGCCACCCTGCTGTTTCTGTTCACGCTGGCCGGGGTCCGGCGACTGGCCGAACACGAGGACAACGCCATCCGGGAGGAAGAGGAATAG
- a CDS encoding histidine phosphatase family protein, with amino-acid sequence MAAPVSAVAKGGRSRVDGSEITLYLLRHGQTVWNVEGRGQGRLDSPLTELGIQQARASDASNPALTTACLALDGLAVPLTVLDDLAEVDMGEVAGLLPSERLARFPLLAEAWKVPHGSARRREL; translated from the coding sequence GTGGCTGCCCCAGTATCTGCCGTTGCGAAAGGCGGGAGGAGCAGAGTAGACGGTTCGGAAATCACTCTTTACCTTCTGCGCCACGGCCAGACCGTCTGGAACGTGGAGGGCCGGGGCCAGGGCCGCCTGGATTCCCCGTTGACCGAGCTGGGCATTCAACAGGCTCGGGCATCAGACGCTAGCAACCCTGCCCTCACCACTGCCTGCCTTGCGCTGGATGGTCTGGCTGTGCCGCTGACCGTGCTGGACGATCTGGCCGAGGTGGATATGGGAGAAGTGGCAGGACTGCTACCTTCTGAGCGCTTGGCCCGTTTCCCACTGCTGGCCGAAGCGTGGAAAGTCCCGCATGGTTCTGCCCGGCGGCGAGAGTTATGA
- the msrA gene encoding peptide-methionine (S)-S-oxide reductase MsrA translates to MTDAIQTPTSEIPSPATSGPQQAILAGGCFWCTEAVMQMVRGVTKIESGYIGGDTPHPDYRSVCSGTTGHAEAVRVTFDPQVVSYKDLLGLFFATHDPTSLNRQGADAGTQYRSAVFPQTPEQERQTREVMADLDAQDVFGKPIVTSVEPATEFHVAEDYHQNYYADNSRQPYCVAVIAPKVAKLRKHYAEKLNA, encoded by the coding sequence ATGACTGATGCCATCCAGACCCCCACCAGCGAAATCCCGTCTCCCGCCACTTCCGGCCCGCAGCAGGCCATCCTGGCGGGCGGCTGCTTCTGGTGTACCGAGGCCGTGATGCAGATGGTGCGCGGCGTAACCAAGATTGAGAGCGGCTACATCGGCGGCGACACCCCGCACCCCGACTACCGCAGTGTGTGCAGCGGCACCACCGGCCACGCCGAGGCCGTGCGCGTGACCTTTGACCCGCAGGTCGTGAGCTACAAGGACCTGCTGGGCCTGTTCTTCGCCACGCACGATCCCACCTCATTGAACCGTCAGGGCGCAGACGCCGGAACCCAGTACCGCAGCGCCGTGTTTCCCCAGACCCCCGAGCAGGAGCGACAGACCCGCGAGGTCATGGCCGATCTGGACGCGCAGGACGTGTTCGGCAAGCCCATCGTGACCAGCGTGGAACCCGCCACCGAGTTCCATGTGGCCGAGGACTACCACCAGAACTATTACGCCGACAACTCGCGCCAGCCGTATTGCGTGGCCGTGATCGCGCCGAAGGTGGCCAAGCTCCGCAAGCACTACGCCGAGAAACTGAACGCCTGA
- a CDS encoding DUF808 domain-containing protein, with translation MSGGLVALLDDVAALAKLAAASIDDIGAAAGKAGVKAVGVVVDDTAVTPRYVTGFTPDRELPIIWRIAKGSLKNKIVFILPAALLLSQFLPWALNPLLMVGGAYLCFEGAEKLYEAIWGHHNSEGEDVIKLASDAHEEKMVSGAIRTDFILSAEIMAISLAEVAAQPLFSRAIILVVVALMITALVYGVVGLIVKTDDFGVRLASTDSKTAQSVGRGLVKGMPVVMSALSVIGTAAMLWVGGHIIIDGLDKFGLSWPAHTLHDLALAAGHAIPSLEGVVEWLVETLGSALVGIVLGGITVAALHLRPAKAAAH, from the coding sequence ATGAGCGGCGGCCTCGTCGCCCTGCTCGACGACGTGGCCGCGCTGGCCAAGCTGGCCGCTGCCTCCATTGACGACATCGGCGCGGCGGCGGGCAAGGCCGGGGTCAAGGCGGTTGGCGTCGTGGTGGACGACACGGCGGTCACCCCGCGCTATGTCACTGGCTTCACGCCAGACCGCGAACTGCCGATCATCTGGCGCATCGCCAAGGGTTCGCTGAAGAACAAGATCGTGTTTATCCTGCCTGCCGCGTTGCTGCTGAGCCAGTTTCTGCCGTGGGCGCTGAACCCATTGTTGATGGTGGGCGGGGCTTACCTGTGTTTCGAGGGGGCCGAGAAGCTGTACGAGGCCATCTGGGGCCACCACAACTCAGAGGGCGAGGACGTCATCAAGCTCGCCAGCGACGCCCACGAGGAAAAGATGGTCTCGGGCGCGATTCGCACCGACTTTATCCTTTCGGCGGAAATCATGGCGATCTCGCTGGCGGAAGTGGCAGCCCAGCCACTATTCTCCCGCGCGATTATCCTGGTGGTGGTGGCTTTAATGATCACGGCACTGGTGTACGGCGTGGTGGGATTGATCGTCAAGACCGACGATTTTGGCGTGCGACTGGCGTCCACCGATTCCAAGACGGCGCAATCGGTGGGGCGCGGACTGGTCAAGGGCATGCCGGTGGTGATGTCGGCGCTGTCGGTGATCGGCACGGCGGCCATGCTGTGGGTGGGCGGCCACATCATCATCGACGGGCTGGACAAGTTCGGGCTGAGCTGGCCCGCACACACCCTGCACGATCTGGCCCTGGCGGCGGGCCACGCCATTCCCTCCTTAGAGGGCGTGGTGGAGTGGCTGGTGGAAACGCTGGGGTCCGCGTTGGTGGGCATCGTGCTGGGCGGAATCACCGTG
- a CDS encoding proline dehydrogenase family protein — protein MIDQIYRKAVLTVSGQKFVENIVRKQGWGLAQRFVAGEEVEGAIAAVKELAADGITGNLDLLGEFVASPEKANEFAEKVLHLLDAAHAAGVMPYASVKLSAVGQGQTVNGQDLGLTNGRRIVGKAKEYGGFICLDMEDHPRVDQTLSQFRTLAEEFGTQHVGTVLQSYLYRTEADRDSLDDLHPNLRIVKGAYLEPESVAMPDKADVDASYRKLVYAHMKAGNYVNIGTHDESIIEDVKHFALAHGIEKDAYEFQMLYGVRRDLQKELAAAGYRVRAYIPYGRDWYPYFSRRIAERPANVMFILKGMLKG, from the coding sequence ATGATTGACCAGATTTACCGCAAAGCCGTCCTGACCGTTTCGGGACAGAAGTTCGTGGAAAACATCGTCCGCAAGCAGGGGTGGGGGCTGGCGCAGCGCTTCGTGGCCGGGGAGGAGGTGGAGGGCGCGATTGCCGCCGTCAAGGAACTGGCTGCCGACGGCATCACGGGCAACCTGGATCTGCTGGGCGAGTTCGTGGCCTCGCCGGAAAAGGCCAACGAATTTGCCGAGAAGGTGCTGCACCTGCTGGACGCCGCGCACGCCGCCGGGGTCATGCCCTACGCCAGCGTCAAGCTGTCCGCCGTGGGCCAGGGGCAGACCGTGAACGGACAAGACCTGGGTCTGACCAATGGCCGCCGAATTGTGGGCAAGGCCAAGGAATACGGCGGCTTCATCTGCCTGGACATGGAAGACCACCCGCGCGTGGACCAGACCCTCTCGCAGTTCCGCACGCTGGCCGAGGAGTTTGGCACGCAGCACGTCGGCACGGTGTTGCAGAGCTACCTCTACCGCACGGAAGCGGACCGCGACAGCCTGGACGATCTACACCCCAACCTGCGAATCGTCAAGGGCGCGTATCTGGAACCAGAATCGGTGGCCATGCCCGACAAGGCCGACGTGGACGCCAGTTACCGCAAACTGGTCTACGCGCACATGAAGGCCGGAAACTACGTGAACATCGGCACGCACGACGAGAGCATCATTGAGGATGTCAAGCATTTTGCCCTGGCCCACGGCATTGAGAAGGACGCCTACGAATTCCAGATGCTGTACGGCGTGCGCCGCGATCTGCAAAAGGAACTGGCGGCGGCGGGCTACCGCGTGCGCGCCTACATCCCGTATGGCCGCGACTGGTACCCCTATTTCTCGCGCCGGATTGCCGAGCGTCCGGCCAACGTGATGTTCATTCTGAAGGGCATGCTCAAGGGCTAA